One part of the Phoenix dactylifera cultivar Barhee BC4 chromosome 4, palm_55x_up_171113_PBpolish2nd_filt_p, whole genome shotgun sequence genome encodes these proteins:
- the LOC103697182 gene encoding protein EXPORTIN 1A-like, with protein sequence MAEKLRDSSQPIDVALLDATVAAFYGTGSKEERTAADQILRELQNNPDTWLQVVHILQNTQNLNTKFFALQVLEGVIKYRWNALPVEQRDGIKNYISEVIVKLSSNEDSFRRERLYVNKLNIILVQVLKHEWPARWQTFIPDLVSAAKSSETICENCMAILKLLSEEVFDFSRGEMTQQKIKELKQSLNSEFQLIHELCLYVLSASQRTELLRATLATLHAFLSWIPLGYIFESPLLETLLKFFPVASYRNLALQCVTEIAALQFGDFYVMQYVNMYTIFMVQLQTILPPGTNIPDAYANGSNEEQAFIQNLALFFTSFYKAHIRILESNAENRAALLLGLEYLVGISYVDETEVFKVCLDYWNSFVLDLFEAHRQNLENPAVAASMMGLQAPLLPGMANGLGTHLLQRRQFYSGPVSKLRLLMISRMAKPEEVLIVEDENGNIVRETMKDNDVLVQYKIMRETLIYLCHLDHEDTEQQMLKKLSKQLNGEDWSWNNLNTLCWAIGSISGSMMEDQENRFLVLVIRDLLNLCEITKGKDNKAVIASNIMYVVGQYPKFLRAHWKFLKTVVNKLFEFMHETHPGVQDMACDTFLKIVQKCKRKFVITQVGENEPFVSELLSGLPTTIADLEPHQIHTFYESVGHMIQAEPDPAKRDEYLKRLMDLPNQKWVEIIGQASQSVDVLKDQDVIRTILNILQTNTSVACSLGTFFFPQISLIFLDMLSVYRMYSELMSNSIAEGGPFASRTSYVKLLRTVKRETLKLIETFVDKAEDQPQIGKHFVPPMMDPILGDYARNLPDARESEVLSVFSTIINKYKNLMMEHVPHIFEAVFQCTLEMITKNFEDYPEHRLKFFSLLRAIATHCFHALIQLSSQQLKLVMDSIIWAFRHTERNISETGLNLLLEMLKNFQVSEFCNQFHRTYFLTIEQEIFGVLTDTFHKPGFKLHVLILQHLFCLLDSGSLTEPLWDASTVLIPYPSNMVFVRDYTIKLLGTSFPNMTLAEVTRFIDGLFESRNDLHIFKNHIRDFLIQSKEFSAQDNKDLYAEEAAAQRERERQHMLTIPGLIAPSELQDEMVDS encoded by the exons ATGGCGGAGAAGCTGAGGGATTCGAGCCAGCCGATCGACGTCGCTCTACTCGATGCCACCGTTGCCGCCTTCTATGGGACGGGATCGAAGGAGGAG AGGACAGCTGCGGATCAGATACTGAGGGAGTTGCAGAACAATCCAGACACATGGCTGCAAGTGGTTCACATTTTACAGAACACACAAAACTTAAACACTAAATTTTTCGCTCTTCAG GTACTAGAAGGTGTCATTAAGTATCGCTGGAATGCTTTACCAGTTGAACAGCGAGATGGAATTAAAAACTACATCTCAGAGGTTATTGTGAAG CTTTCAAGTAATGAAGACTCCTTTCGGCGGGAGAGGCTATATGTCAATAAGCTGAATATCATATTGGTTCAG GTTTTAAAGCATGAGTGGCCTGCCAGATGGCAAACTTTTATTCCTGATCTTGTATCAGCAGCAAAGAGTAGTGAAACAATTTGTGAAAATTGCATGGCTATATTAAAG CTTCTAAGTGAAGAAGTTTTTGacttttcaagaggagaaatgacTCAGCAGAAAATCAAAGAACTTAAGCAGTCACTAAATAG TGAGTTTCAACTCATTCATGAGTTATGCTTATATGTGCTATCAGCATCACAAAGGACTGAACTGTTACGGGCTACTCTAGCAACACTGCATGCTTTCTTATCATGGATCCCTCTGGGTTATATATTCGAGTCTCCACTG CTGGAGACACTCCTGAAATTCTTCCCCGTTGCATCATATAGGAATCTTGCACTTCAATGTGTCACCGAG ATCGCAGCTCTTCAGTTTGGTGATTTCTATGTCATGCAGTATGTCAACATGTATACCATATTCATGGTGCAATTACAG ACTATTCTCCCACCTGGAACAAATATACCAGATGCTTATGCAAATGGTTCCAATGAAGAGCAG GCTTTTATTCAAAATCTTGCTCTGTTTTTCACTTCTTTCTACAAG GCTCATATTAGAATATTGGAATCCAATGCTGAGAACCGAGCTGCTTTGCTTTTGGGTCTTGAATATCTGGTTGGCATATCATATGTTGATGAGACTGAGGTTTTCAAG GTTTGCTTGGATTATTGGAACTCATTTGTCCTGGATTTGTTCGAGGCTCACCGCCAAAATTTGGAAAACCCTGCAGTTGCTGCCAGCATGATGGGGCTCCAG gctccactactccctgggATGGCCAACGGTCTGGGTACACACCTTTTGCAACGACGGCAGTTTTATTCAGGTCCGGTGTCAAAATTAAGATTGCTCATGATATCTCGGATGGCAAAACCAGAGGAAGTTCTGATTGTTGAAGATGAAAATGGCAACATAGTTCGTGAAACTATGAAAGATAATGATGTCCTTGTTCAGTACAAG ATCATGAGGGAAACATTAATTTACTTGTGCCACCTTGATCACGAGGATACTGAACAGCAG ATGTTGAAGAAATTAAGTAAACAGTTAAATGGTGAGGATTGGAGTTGGAACAATCTGAATACCTTATGCTGGGCAATTGGATCAATATCTGGATCTATGATGGAGGATCAG GAAAATAGGTTTCTAGTGCTGGTTATTCGTGATTTACTGAATCTTTGCGAAATCACTAAAGGAAAAGATAATAAAGCTGTTATAGCCAGTAACATCAT GTATGTTGTTGGACAGTATCCGAAGTTTCTACGAGCTCACTGGAAGTTTCTGAAAACAGTTGTTAACAAGTTGTTTGAGTTTATGCATGAAACACACCCAGGAGTTCAG GATATGGCATGTGATACTTTCTTGAAGATTGTTCAGAAATGCAAGCGTAAATTTGTAATCACACAG GTAGGGGAGAATGAGCCCTTTGTTTCTGAACTTCTATCTGGTCTTCCAACTACAATTGCTGATCTTGAGCCTCATCAAATTCATACATTTTATGAATCG GTTGGCCATATGATACAAGCAGAACCCGACCCTGCAAAGAGGGATGAGTATCTGAAAAGGTTAATGGACCTTCCAAATCAG AAATGGGTAGAAATTATCGGACAAGCAAGTCAAAGTGTTGATGTTCTGAAGGATCAAGATGTTATCCGAACCATTCTTAATATCTTACAG ACAAACACTAGTGTTGCTTGTTCTCTTGGGAcatttttctttccacaaaTATCCTTGATATTCTTGGACATGCTAAGTGTCTACAG AATGTACAGTGAGCTTATGTCTAATAGTATTGCTGAAGGGGGGCCGTTTGCTTCAAGAACATCCTATGTAAAACTTCTTCG AACTGTTAAGCGAGAGACTCTCAAACTGATTGAAACGTTTGTGGACAAGGCTGAAGATCAACCACAAATTGGGAAGCATTTTGTGCCACCGATGATGGATCCTATACTTGGCGACTATGCTAGAAATTTGCCTGATGCTAGAGAATCTGAAGTGTTATCGGTATTTTCCACAATTATAAACAA ATATAAAAATCTAATGATGGAACACGTCCCCCATATATTCGAAGCTGTTTTCCAATGCACTCTTGAG ATGATTACAAAGAACTTTGAAGATTATCCCGAGCATCGTCTTAAGTTCTTTTCTTTATTACGTGCAATTGCTACACATTGTTTTCATGCTTTAATCCAGTTATCAAGTCAG CAATTGAAGCTTGTCATGGATTCTATCATCTGGGCTTTCCGGCACACTGAAAGGAATATATCTGAGACTGGTCTTAATCTTTTATTGGAAATGCTAAAGAACTTTCAG GTTTCAGagttttgtaatcaatttcatAGGACTTATTTCTTAACGATCGAGCAAGAAATATTTGGTGTCTTGACAGACACATTTCACAAACCTGGTTTCAAGCTGCACGTTTTGATACTGCAACATTTGTTTTGCCTG TTGGATTCTGGTTCATTAACAGAGCCCTTGTGGGATGCCTCAACAGTTCTTATTCCGTACCCTAGTAATATGGTATTTGTTCGTGATTACACCATAAAACTACTAGGGACATCTTTTCCGAATATGACACTGGCCGAg GTGACTCGGTTTATTGATGGGCTGTTTGAGTCAAGAAATGATctccatatatttaaaaaccacATCCGCGACTTTCTCATACAATCAAAGGAGTTTTCAGCTCAG